GCGCGCATAGACCGCGTTAAAAGCGGCGAAGTGCTTGGTCGAGGTGCAATAGACGTTGCACTTCATGACATTGTCGAGGCCGGCGCCGGCGGTCTCCAGGCACAGCTTCATCTGCTCCATGATGATCTCGCTCTGCCGCTCGATCGGGACGGATGCGATCTCGCCGGTATCAGGGTCGAATGGCGGCAGGCCGGCGACGAAGATCATGTTGCCGGCGCGCGTCACCGGCGACGTCGGCGCCTTCCAGCGGTCGAGAAAGGTCGAGATCGGCTCGACGCGCAGCGCTTCGCGTTTCATGGGCAGACACCTTCGCTTGTAAACG
This region of Bradyrhizobium sp. CCGUVB1N3 genomic DNA includes:
- a CDS encoding RidA family protein, yielding MKREALRVEPISTFLDRWKAPTSPVTRAGNMIFVAGLPPFDPDTGEIASVPIERQSEIIMEQMKLCLETAGAGLDNVMKCNVYCTSTKHFAAFNAVYARYFPSDPPARIFVCTPEWFAPFDVEIDCIAMM